The following are encoded together in the Bacillus sp. V2I10 genome:
- a CDS encoding amidohydrolase family protein, with protein MNTFWLKNVRLETGFKKENGAVTGTVAQEFHLKIENGKLTSMTADESEINNSLPVVDAKGKLMLPSFREMHIHIDKTYYSGPWKACRPITNGIFTRIEEEKELLPKQFPFAQRRAEKMIELLLQNGHTHIRTHCNVEPTSGLKNLEVTVSALEKYKKFITYEIVAFPQHGLLRSGSVQLIRDAMKNGATHVGGVDPATIDRNIEQSLWTTFDIAAEHNAGIDIHLHEPNSLGAFTFERLADFTKEAKMKGKVTISHAIALGDLEGQPLLDIMNVLKEQEIDITTTVPINRPTIPIPALDQHGLKVSVGHDSLTDHWSPFGTGDTVEKLSILAERFRYIDEFSLNRSWKYASGGVTPLNDAGEQVWPKVGDPADFILVDASCSAEAVARRARIESVYKNGNKADQSCLERNDELEMAEER; from the coding sequence GTGAATACATTTTGGCTGAAAAATGTCAGGCTTGAAACGGGATTTAAAAAAGAAAATGGCGCAGTTACCGGGACCGTTGCACAAGAGTTCCATTTGAAAATAGAAAATGGAAAACTAACGTCCATGACAGCAGATGAAAGCGAGATCAACAATTCTTTACCTGTTGTTGATGCAAAAGGAAAGCTCATGCTGCCATCTTTTCGTGAAATGCACATTCATATTGATAAAACGTATTATAGCGGGCCATGGAAAGCGTGCCGTCCTATTACAAATGGCATTTTCACCAGAATAGAGGAAGAAAAGGAATTGCTTCCTAAACAATTTCCATTTGCTCAAAGACGCGCAGAGAAAATGATTGAGCTGCTGCTGCAAAATGGCCATACACATATCAGAACACACTGTAATGTTGAACCTACATCTGGCCTGAAAAATCTTGAAGTAACAGTAAGTGCGCTAGAAAAATATAAAAAATTTATAACCTATGAAATTGTTGCCTTCCCTCAGCATGGGTTATTGCGAAGTGGCTCTGTGCAATTAATTAGAGATGCAATGAAAAATGGAGCAACACATGTAGGCGGAGTGGATCCAGCGACAATCGACCGAAATATTGAACAATCTTTATGGACAACATTTGATATTGCGGCAGAACACAATGCAGGTATAGATATTCATCTCCATGAACCGAATTCATTAGGAGCCTTTACTTTTGAACGTCTTGCTGATTTTACGAAAGAAGCCAAAATGAAGGGGAAAGTGACAATCAGTCATGCTATTGCACTGGGTGATCTAGAAGGTCAGCCTCTCTTAGATATTATGAATGTATTAAAAGAACAAGAAATTGATATTACAACTACTGTTCCGATAAATCGTCCTACTATTCCAATTCCTGCATTAGATCAACATGGATTAAAAGTATCTGTTGGCCACGACAGTCTTACTGATCATTGGTCTCCATTTGGAACTGGGGATACAGTGGAAAAATTAAGTATTTTAGCGGAACGTTTCCGTTATATTGATGAATTTTCATTAAATAGATCTTGGAAATATGCCTCAGGAGGTGTCACTCCTCTTAATGATGCAGGTGAACAAGTTTGGCCGAAAGTCGGGGACCCGGCAGACTTTATTTTAGTGGATGCAAGCTGTTCAGCTGAAGCTGTAGCAAGAAGAGCACGAATTGAATCTGTCTATAAGAATGGGAATAAAGCAGATCAATCTTGCTTAGAAAGGAATGATGAACTTGAAATGGCTGAAGAACGTTAA
- a CDS encoding amidohydrolase yields MNLKWLKNVKLEVGNQLNEDGLIETKTDLFHIGIKEGKIKERLHHTERISEQAEVIDANGLLAIPTFKEMHNHLDKTYLSLDWKACKPVKNLNERLHFEAQELKELAPTTKQRAMSMIEMILSKGSTHIRTHVNIDPYIGLKNLEGVLEALEEFKGVITADVIAFPQHGLLRDDVPQLMRKAMRNGATMVGGLDPAGIDRSIEKSLYETMEIAAEFNADVDIHLHDGGNAGVYTIDKWMDYVEEANWQNRSAISHAFCIGEVPEVQQKALAERLRENGVSIMSTIPLTKSLPPIELLDAHGVDVHFGCDGFYDSWSPHGNGDVLEKVQKYAQISRRIDEVSLRSTLKWATGGVTALTNKGEYLWPKAEDRANFIFIEAASSAEVVARRPDRKAIMINGEIVYGTLSKLEYSV; encoded by the coding sequence ATGAACTTGAAATGGCTGAAGAACGTTAAATTAGAGGTGGGAAATCAGCTTAACGAAGATGGACTTATTGAAACGAAAACAGATCTATTCCATATTGGGATTAAAGAGGGAAAAATTAAGGAGCGGCTGCACCATACTGAAAGGATCTCAGAACAGGCAGAAGTGATTGATGCAAACGGATTACTTGCAATTCCAACCTTCAAAGAAATGCATAATCATTTGGACAAAACCTATCTATCATTGGATTGGAAGGCTTGCAAGCCAGTAAAGAATCTAAATGAACGGCTCCACTTTGAAGCGCAGGAACTAAAAGAACTTGCACCAACGACGAAGCAAAGAGCAATGAGCATGATTGAAATGATCTTATCCAAAGGCTCAACCCACATCAGAACGCATGTAAACATTGATCCTTACATTGGTCTGAAAAATTTAGAAGGTGTTCTTGAAGCACTTGAGGAGTTCAAAGGAGTAATTACCGCTGATGTCATTGCTTTTCCACAGCATGGATTACTGAGAGATGATGTTCCGCAGTTGATGAGAAAAGCGATGAGAAATGGAGCTACAATGGTCGGAGGCCTGGACCCTGCTGGAATCGACCGCTCGATTGAGAAATCATTATATGAAACTATGGAAATTGCTGCAGAGTTTAACGCAGACGTTGATATTCATTTACACGATGGAGGAAACGCTGGGGTCTACACAATAGATAAGTGGATGGATTACGTTGAAGAAGCGAACTGGCAGAACCGCTCTGCTATCAGCCATGCTTTCTGTATCGGAGAGGTTCCTGAAGTTCAGCAAAAAGCACTTGCAGAACGCTTAAGGGAAAATGGTGTCTCTATTATGTCAACCATTCCTCTTACAAAATCTTTACCGCCAATCGAGCTTTTAGATGCTCATGGCGTAGATGTCCACTTTGGCTGTGATGGTTTTTATGATTCATGGAGTCCTCATGGGAATGGAGATGTGCTTGAGAAGGTTCAAAAATATGCCCAAATTAGCCGCAGAATTGATGAGGTGTCGCTTCGGAGCACGTTAAAGTGGGCAACGGGAGGCGTAACCGCGTTAACAAATAAAGGAGAATATCTTTGGCCGAAAGCTGAAGATCGAGCAAATTTCATTTTCATAGAGGCTGCTTCCTCAGCAGAAGTAGTTGCAAGACGTCCAGATCGGAAAGCCATCATGATAAATGGGGAAATTGTATACGGCACGTTAAGTAAATTAGAGTATTCAGTATGA
- a CDS encoding DUF2306 domain-containing protein, which produces MEFFQLFKILHIIGGFAALFVFWIPIVTKKGGKVHRVSGWVYTGGMIVVAISAFYMGAYRIFFDANASAELISFSWFLIFIAILSSAAAYYGIRVLRFKNRKDRHRNVLDLFYPLLLLSSGIGMCIYGIVNDVALLTWFPLVGIFLGISQLTYWLTKPKQKMHWWFEHFSGMLACCISTITAFMVFGAPRLLAIESVSILLWFLPTIVITPLIVGLSVFYRKKFKKKAA; this is translated from the coding sequence GTGGAGTTTTTTCAATTATTTAAAATACTGCATATTATCGGGGGATTCGCTGCACTATTTGTCTTTTGGATTCCAATTGTAACGAAAAAAGGAGGCAAGGTGCACCGGGTATCAGGCTGGGTTTATACAGGCGGTATGATTGTGGTGGCTATAAGCGCTTTTTATATGGGCGCTTACCGTATTTTTTTCGACGCCAATGCGAGTGCAGAGCTCATCTCTTTTTCGTGGTTTTTAATTTTTATTGCGATTTTAAGCTCAGCAGCAGCTTATTATGGAATTCGCGTTCTCCGGTTTAAAAATCGGAAAGATCGGCACAGAAATGTACTCGATCTCTTTTATCCATTGCTGCTTCTATCATCAGGAATTGGTATGTGTATTTATGGGATTGTAAATGACGTTGCATTGCTCACTTGGTTTCCGCTTGTAGGAATCTTTCTCGGAATTTCTCAGCTGACGTACTGGCTTACTAAACCGAAGCAAAAAATGCATTGGTGGTTTGAGCATTTTTCCGGCATGCTTGCCTGCTGTATTTCGACGATCACGGCGTTTATGGTATTTGGAGCTCCAAGGCTGCTTGCGATTGAATCAGTGAGTATTCTATTATGGTTCCTGCCGACCATCGTGATTACGCCTTTAATCGTCGGATTATCGGTTTTTTACAGGAAAAAATTTAAAAAGAAAGCTGCTTAA
- a CDS encoding putative 2-aminoethylphosphonate ABC transporter substrate-binding protein — translation MKNHILKLFVLLMSFTLLTACGSATNGEANKEVEGELTVYTAIEEELIPEYLKSFEEKYPNINLNIVRDSTGIITAKLLAEGKDTEADVVWGLAASSLLALDGKEMLEGYTPKDSAKILPQFKDDNQPEKWVGNTAFMTGIVVNEVELEKKNLPIPKTYEDLTKPEYKGLIVMPHPASSGTGYLTVNAWLQVMGEDKGYDYMEKLHENIGTYTHSGSKPAKLSAAGEYPIGISLVYSGVTQKQDGAPVDVILPEEGLGWDVEANGLIAKNEMKNEAAAKAFLDWAISEDVMKKYYDANGFSTMENKFEKPEAFPEGVQDKMYKDNDLNWAAENRDMILKKWEAEFGEKAEPKE, via the coding sequence ATGAAAAACCACATTCTTAAGCTTTTCGTTTTACTTATGTCTTTCACACTGTTAACTGCTTGCGGGTCAGCAACAAACGGAGAAGCAAACAAAGAAGTAGAAGGTGAACTTACGGTTTACACTGCTATTGAAGAAGAACTTATTCCAGAATACTTAAAATCATTTGAAGAGAAATACCCGAATATCAACTTAAATATTGTCCGTGATTCAACCGGAATTATCACAGCTAAGCTTTTAGCAGAAGGAAAAGATACTGAAGCAGATGTTGTTTGGGGACTGGCTGCCTCAAGTCTGCTGGCGCTGGATGGAAAGGAAATGCTGGAAGGCTATACTCCAAAGGATTCAGCTAAAATTCTTCCACAATTTAAAGATGACAATCAGCCTGAAAAATGGGTTGGAAACACCGCATTTATGACTGGGATTGTTGTAAACGAAGTGGAGCTTGAAAAGAAAAACTTGCCAATTCCAAAAACATATGAAGATTTAACTAAGCCTGAGTACAAAGGGTTAATCGTCATGCCTCACCCTGCATCATCGGGAACAGGTTACTTAACGGTCAATGCATGGCTGCAGGTGATGGGTGAAGACAAAGGCTATGATTACATGGAAAAACTGCATGAAAACATCGGTACTTACACACATTCGGGGTCAAAGCCCGCTAAGCTGTCTGCAGCTGGGGAATATCCAATTGGAATCTCATTAGTATACAGCGGTGTCACACAAAAACAAGATGGTGCCCCTGTAGATGTCATCCTCCCTGAAGAAGGCTTAGGCTGGGATGTTGAAGCGAATGGACTTATTGCTAAAAATGAGATGAAAAATGAAGCGGCTGCAAAAGCTTTCTTAGATTGGGCCATTTCGGAAGATGTGATGAAGAAATATTACGATGCAAATGGATTTTCAACAATGGAAAACAAGTTTGAAAAACCAGAAGCATTCCCTGAGGGTGTACAAGACAAAATGTACAAGGACAATGATCTGAATTGGGCTGCAGAAAACCGCGACATGATTCTTAAAAAGTGGGAAGCAGAATTTGGTGAAAAAGCTGAACCAAAAGAGTAA
- a CDS encoding ATP-binding cassette domain-containing protein, with protein MPHSYLKVEGISKNFNQFTALNNVSFDISKNEFVCLLGPSGCGKTTLLRIIAGLEEPNAGRVYVNGKDMTDLPPAKRNFGIVFQSYALFPNLTALQNIEFGLKTRKYPKKRVKEKALEALNLVDLLHVKDKYPAQLSGGMQQRVSLARAIALEPDFLLLDEPLSALDAKVREKLRYEIRTIQEKVGITTIMVTHDQEEALTMADRIVVMNHAQIMQAGTPQEVYHQPNQPFVANFIGSMNFLNSDKNHLMAIRPEHVQVTNDNGANAVIEAVEFKGPVYRVKVKITETESKLFHQNLLVDLSAHMAHRMDLSKGKSLKITLPDHRLLAYKEQVVV; from the coding sequence ATGCCGCATTCCTATCTGAAGGTTGAAGGAATAAGTAAAAACTTCAATCAGTTTACAGCTCTTAACAACGTATCTTTTGACATTAGCAAAAATGAATTTGTTTGTCTGCTTGGACCGAGCGGATGCGGAAAAACAACCCTGCTGCGCATCATTGCAGGACTTGAGGAACCTAATGCAGGCCGTGTTTATGTGAATGGCAAAGATATGACAGACTTGCCGCCGGCTAAGCGAAACTTTGGAATTGTGTTTCAATCCTATGCGCTATTTCCTAATTTAACAGCTCTTCAAAATATCGAATTTGGACTGAAAACCCGCAAGTATCCGAAAAAAAGAGTGAAGGAAAAAGCGCTTGAAGCTTTGAATCTAGTAGATCTTCTGCATGTTAAGGACAAATATCCGGCACAGCTCTCAGGCGGTATGCAGCAGCGCGTTTCGCTTGCAAGAGCGATTGCACTTGAGCCAGATTTCCTGCTGCTGGATGAACCTTTATCAGCGCTGGATGCAAAGGTGCGTGAAAAACTGCGTTATGAAATTCGCACCATTCAAGAAAAGGTTGGGATCACAACCATTATGGTCACGCATGATCAGGAGGAAGCATTAACAATGGCTGATCGGATTGTCGTCATGAATCATGCTCAAATCATGCAGGCTGGTACCCCGCAGGAAGTGTACCATCAGCCTAATCAGCCATTTGTTGCTAACTTTATCGGTTCTATGAATTTCTTGAATTCTGACAAAAATCACCTGATGGCGATACGGCCTGAGCATGTCCAGGTTACAAATGATAACGGAGCAAATGCAGTGATAGAAGCAGTTGAATTCAAAGGGCCTGTCTACAGGGTGAAGGTGAAAATTACCGAAACAGAATCGAAGCTATTCCATCAGAATTTGCTTGTTGATTTATCGGCCCATATGGCGCACCGCATGGATCTTTCGAAGGGGAAATCCTTGAAGATTACACTGCCGGATCATCGATTGTTAGCCTACAAAGAACAGGTGGTTGTCTAA
- a CDS encoding ABC transporter permease: protein MIFYLFRRLLEIIPVIFGVTLVVFLIMQMVPGDPAVLLAGEGASKETINQIREELGLNGPLYMQYGDYILNVFQGDLGTSLKSQQPVLQEVLARLPITIELAFYSIMITIVLGMAAGIISAVRPYSPTDITVMIVALLGISLPSFWLGMLLMYVFSVKLHLLPVAGWDSILHIILPAFTLGLGGAAIVARMTRSSMLEVVRKDYIRTAQAKGLKGYVIIYKHALRNALIPVITVVGLQFGALLGGTVLIESVFAINGLGRMIVDSIRMRDLPMVQGGVLIASLVFVFVNLFVDILYRFFNKRIELN, encoded by the coding sequence ATGATATTTTATCTTTTTCGAAGATTACTGGAAATAATCCCAGTCATATTTGGAGTAACACTCGTTGTATTTCTAATTATGCAGATGGTGCCAGGGGATCCAGCAGTATTACTTGCAGGTGAAGGTGCATCGAAAGAAACAATCAATCAAATACGAGAAGAATTAGGTCTCAATGGACCTCTATACATGCAATATGGCGATTATATCCTAAATGTCTTTCAAGGAGACTTGGGAACCTCGTTAAAAAGTCAGCAGCCTGTCCTTCAAGAGGTCCTTGCAAGACTGCCCATTACAATTGAATTAGCGTTCTACAGCATTATGATTACCATTGTCCTTGGAATGGCAGCAGGTATTATCTCGGCAGTAAGACCATACTCTCCCACTGATATTACTGTCATGATTGTGGCCTTATTAGGGATTTCTCTTCCAAGCTTCTGGCTTGGAATGCTTTTAATGTATGTTTTCTCCGTTAAACTGCACCTATTGCCTGTTGCAGGATGGGACAGTATCCTCCACATTATTTTACCTGCCTTTACCCTTGGGTTAGGCGGCGCTGCAATCGTAGCCAGAATGACCCGCTCGAGTATGCTCGAAGTTGTGCGAAAGGATTATATCCGCACGGCTCAAGCGAAAGGTCTAAAAGGATACGTCATTATTTATAAACATGCACTTCGTAATGCTCTAATACCAGTTATCACTGTAGTAGGGCTTCAATTTGGGGCTTTACTTGGCGGAACGGTTTTGATCGAATCCGTTTTTGCCATTAACGGTCTCGGGCGTATGATCGTAGATTCCATACGCATGCGGGATTTGCCAATGGTACAAGGCGGCGTTCTCATTGCCTCCCTCGTCTTCGTTTTTGTTAACTTATTTGTTGATATTTTATATCGATTCTTTAATAAACGAATCGAGCTAAATTAG
- a CDS encoding ABC transporter permease, which translates to MMTTELKAKEVQKSYAEPGPSLFSEGLLRFWEPFSKNKAAVVGGAIILFYILIALFAPLLAAHDPFEIQLDKKLQQPSFEHWMGTDDKGRDIMARILYGSRLSMGIGFAAVSFGAFFGIIMGLAAGFYGGWVDTMISRILDVMLAFPGILLALAIISALGPSLVNVMIAVGIFSVPLFARVVRGSTMEIKKLEYIDAIRSLGANDGTIIFKHILPNILSPIIIQGTLRLATAILSAAGLSFLGLGAQPPSPEWGTMLSSGRDFLFSAPYIALFPGLAISVLVLGFNLFGDGLRDALDPRLKS; encoded by the coding sequence ATGATGACCACAGAACTAAAGGCCAAAGAGGTACAAAAAAGCTATGCTGAACCTGGCCCATCACTGTTCAGCGAAGGATTACTGCGATTTTGGGAACCCTTTTCTAAAAACAAAGCAGCCGTAGTCGGCGGGGCGATTATCCTTTTTTATATTTTAATTGCCCTTTTTGCTCCGCTGCTTGCTGCACATGATCCATTTGAAATTCAATTAGACAAAAAGCTCCAGCAGCCGAGCTTTGAGCATTGGATGGGAACAGATGATAAAGGAAGGGATATTATGGCAAGAATCCTCTATGGTTCAAGATTATCCATGGGAATCGGATTTGCTGCAGTATCATTTGGTGCATTTTTCGGAATCATCATGGGACTTGCAGCAGGATTTTATGGCGGCTGGGTAGATACAATGATCAGCAGGATTTTAGATGTTATGCTCGCTTTCCCTGGAATTCTGTTAGCACTTGCCATTATCAGTGCGCTAGGACCCAGTCTAGTAAATGTCATGATTGCTGTTGGAATATTTTCAGTTCCATTATTCGCAAGGGTAGTGAGAGGCTCTACTATGGAAATAAAAAAACTCGAATATATCGACGCCATTCGTTCATTGGGAGCAAATGATGGGACAATTATTTTTAAGCACATCCTGCCGAATATCCTATCACCTATTATTATTCAAGGAACATTGCGATTAGCAACAGCTATTCTTTCAGCCGCAGGCCTTTCTTTCTTAGGCTTGGGAGCTCAGCCCCCCTCACCCGAATGGGGAACGATGCTTTCCAGCGGCAGAGATTTTCTGTTCAGTGCTCCATATATCGCATTATTCCCAGGACTAGCCATTTCCGTTCTTGTTCTCGGGTTCAACTTATTTGGAGACGGATTGCGTGATGCTTTGGATCCGCGGCTAAAATCATAA
- a CDS encoding glutathione ABC transporter substrate-binding protein: MSHSRKLKKSMKGLMVLFIIMSMLLVQACSTGSTGNETASSDESGKKSGGVLKVVRLSDATNLDPHFITDIPSANVLYQKVYETLVTFDKDMKIVPGLAKSWEQTDDTTWEFTLNEGITFHDTSKFNAIAVKKTLDRLIDPKTGSPQKDKLGMIKEVTVLDENKVQIKLSTPYAPLLSILASNEGSIISPKAIEESSDTLSKKPVGTGPFKFESWKSGESITLVKNDKYWGEKPLIDGIEFEVVPEDSTRIAMVETGEAHINDQVPVTEIDRINNSETLNLYRTEGLAVEYIGFNTQKAPFDNVKVRQAISSAIEREAIIKGVYNGAGTLANAAMSPKVFGYSKEIKPYEYDPNKAKDLLKESGFKDGLELTLITSDRKERINMAEVIQSQLKGIGVKVNIQVLEYGAYIEAVDKGEQDMFIGGWGNATGDGDYNQYNLFHSDSHGSPGNHFYYTNKKVDQLIEQARKETDPEVRKKLYEEAMAIEMDDAVYIPIRNYEHMAIYNNEVNDFWLNAVNYLMVNDVTLE, translated from the coding sequence ATGAGTCATTCAAGAAAGCTTAAGAAGAGTATGAAAGGTCTTATGGTTCTATTCATCATCATGTCGATGCTTTTGGTGCAAGCATGTTCTACTGGCAGTACTGGTAATGAAACAGCATCAAGTGATGAAAGCGGTAAGAAGAGTGGAGGAGTTCTCAAGGTCGTTCGACTATCTGATGCCACCAATCTAGATCCTCATTTTATTACGGATATTCCCTCAGCAAATGTTTTATATCAAAAGGTATATGAAACATTGGTCACATTTGATAAGGACATGAAAATTGTTCCCGGATTGGCTAAAAGCTGGGAACAGACTGATGATACTACATGGGAATTCACTTTAAATGAAGGGATTACATTCCACGACACTTCCAAGTTTAATGCAATTGCTGTAAAGAAAACCTTGGATCGTTTGATAGATCCAAAGACAGGATCCCCTCAAAAGGATAAGCTCGGCATGATTAAGGAAGTGACCGTTCTTGATGAGAACAAGGTTCAAATCAAACTTAGTACTCCATATGCCCCTCTCCTTTCGATTTTAGCCAGTAATGAAGGGAGTATTATAAGTCCCAAAGCAATAGAAGAAAGTTCAGATACCTTATCGAAAAAACCAGTTGGAACTGGACCATTTAAATTTGAATCCTGGAAATCAGGCGAGTCTATTACCCTTGTGAAAAATGATAAATACTGGGGAGAGAAACCGCTTATTGATGGTATTGAATTTGAAGTCGTTCCAGAGGATTCTACCCGGATTGCGATGGTTGAAACAGGGGAAGCTCATATCAATGATCAGGTGCCTGTAACGGAAATTGATAGAATTAATAACTCAGAAACTCTTAACCTCTATCGGACAGAAGGACTGGCCGTTGAATACATTGGATTTAATACACAAAAAGCTCCTTTTGATAATGTGAAGGTACGCCAAGCGATTTCTTCTGCCATTGAAAGAGAAGCGATAATAAAAGGGGTTTACAATGGGGCAGGAACATTAGCCAATGCGGCAATGAGCCCAAAAGTATTCGGATACAGCAAAGAAATAAAGCCGTACGAGTATGACCCAAATAAAGCAAAAGATTTGCTGAAAGAATCCGGTTTCAAAGACGGATTGGAGTTAACGTTAATAACAAGTGATCGTAAAGAGAGAATTAATATGGCAGAGGTCATCCAGTCACAGTTAAAAGGGATTGGCGTTAAAGTAAATATTCAAGTATTAGAGTATGGAGCCTATATTGAAGCGGTGGATAAAGGTGAACAAGACATGTTTATTGGAGGGTGGGGAAATGCCACAGGAGATGGAGATTATAATCAGTATAACTTGTTCCACTCCGACTCTCATGGTTCACCGGGAAATCATTTCTACTATACGAACAAAAAAGTCGATCAGCTCATTGAACAAGCCAGAAAAGAAACAGACCCAGAAGTGAGAAAAAAGCTTTATGAGGAAGCGATGGCCATCGAAATGGACGATGCTGTGTACATTCCAATTAGAAACTACGAGCACATGGCCATATATAACAACGAAGTAAATGACTTCTGGCTTAATGCTGTTAACTATTTAATGGTAAATGACGTTACGCTAGAGTAA
- a CDS encoding ABC transporter ATP-binding protein translates to MNNKVVLKVNNLKTYFSSKKGVTKAVDGIDFVLHEGETLGIVGESGCGKSMTSLSILRLIPSPPGKIVDGTINFKGKDILQMSEKELRQMRGNQISMIFQEPMTSLNPVIPVGEQIAEAIRVHQKLSKKASWKKAVEMLDLVGIPSPDKRAKQEPFQLSGGMRQRVMIAMALACNPEILIADEPTTALDVTIQAQILELMKDLQKKLNMGIIFITHDLGVVAELCDKVAVMYAGQIVEYSTTEQLFNKPKHPYTIGLMSSLPKLHEDQEELQTMKGNVPSPYDMPKGCHFSPRCPSATAQCHEEEPSLAILEDGSQIRCFLYTPDSQRKGVKAK, encoded by the coding sequence ATGAATAACAAAGTTGTGCTGAAAGTAAATAATCTCAAAACCTATTTTTCATCAAAAAAGGGCGTAACCAAAGCTGTCGATGGCATTGATTTTGTTTTGCATGAAGGGGAAACCCTTGGGATTGTCGGAGAATCAGGCTGTGGAAAAAGTATGACATCGCTTTCCATCCTTCGTCTTATCCCTTCTCCCCCGGGGAAAATTGTTGATGGAACAATTAACTTTAAAGGGAAAGATATTTTACAAATGTCTGAGAAAGAGCTGCGTCAGATGAGAGGAAATCAAATTTCGATGATTTTCCAAGAACCAATGACCTCTTTAAATCCAGTTATACCGGTTGGAGAACAAATTGCTGAAGCGATACGGGTTCATCAAAAGCTGTCCAAAAAGGCCTCGTGGAAAAAAGCTGTTGAGATGCTGGATCTCGTTGGGATACCTTCTCCTGATAAACGGGCAAAACAGGAGCCATTTCAGTTAAGCGGAGGAATGCGGCAGCGGGTAATGATTGCAATGGCTCTGGCTTGTAATCCGGAGATATTAATTGCAGACGAACCGACTACAGCACTTGATGTAACTATACAAGCGCAAATCCTGGAATTAATGAAAGATCTTCAAAAGAAATTAAATATGGGCATTATTTTTATCACTCATGATCTTGGTGTTGTTGCTGAATTATGTGACAAAGTTGCAGTTATGTACGCAGGACAGATCGTTGAATACAGTACAACTGAACAGCTCTTTAATAAACCAAAACACCCATACACAATCGGTCTAATGTCCTCTCTGCCCAAATTACATGAAGATCAGGAAGAATTACAAACAATGAAAGGCAATGTCCCATCCCCATACGATATGCCAAAAGGATGCCATTTTTCCCCTCGATGTCCGTCAGCAACAGCGCAATGCCATGAGGAGGAACCATCACTTGCTATTTTAGAAGATGGCAGCCAAATTCGCTGTTTCCTTTATACCCCAGACTCACAAAGAAAAGGAGTGAAAGCAAAATGA
- a CDS encoding EamA family transporter encodes MKHILKTKPMFIYMGLLFCVICWGSNFIFGAILVNYFRPIEIAFIRILFINLFLIIILFNVVTAQRPLKRAVIFLMMIGLIGVTLNHWSFLQV; translated from the coding sequence ATGAAGCATATTCTTAAGACAAAGCCCATGTTTATCTATATGGGCCTTCTTTTTTGTGTCATTTGCTGGGGCAGCAATTTTATCTTTGGAGCAATCCTGGTAAACTATTTCCGTCCAATAGAAATTGCATTCATACGGATCCTTTTCATCAATCTCTTTTTAATAATCATATTGTTTAATGTTGTTACAGCTCAGCGACCACTTAAAAGGGCTGTCATATTTCTTATGATGATCGGATTAATTGGGGTTACATTAAATCATTGGAGTTTCTTGCAAGTTTAA